The Leucobacter rhizosphaerae genome includes a region encoding these proteins:
- a CDS encoding DMT family transporter encodes MPQTTSRFPVWAALLGSGLAGMLVALQSRVNGGLSQELGNGYVTAAVSFGIGLVIMCVLMLVSRRARSGLGQLRTELRERRLPFWTLFGGAAGALFVLGQGLVAPLTGLALFTVGIVAGQVLGGLVLDRVGLGPGGRISPTPGRLIGTGLAVVAVLVAVGSDLESLHMVWLVVFPVVVGACVAGQSMVNGIVRAAARSAITSTFVNFVVGTTLLVIAAAVSVGISGWPQAWPTSPVYYIGGIVGTIFIAIAAMLVRAAGVLLLSMSNVAGQLIAAVAFEAGLPLADGLTTGLIAGSAIALLAVVIAALPSRSRG; translated from the coding sequence GTGCCGCAGACCACTTCCAGATTCCCCGTCTGGGCGGCCCTGCTCGGATCCGGTCTCGCCGGGATGCTCGTCGCCCTGCAGTCCCGCGTGAACGGTGGCCTCAGCCAAGAGCTCGGCAACGGCTACGTCACCGCAGCGGTGTCGTTCGGGATCGGCCTCGTCATCATGTGCGTGCTGATGCTCGTGTCGCGCCGGGCGCGCTCCGGCCTCGGCCAGCTCCGCACGGAGCTGCGCGAACGCCGCCTGCCGTTCTGGACCCTCTTCGGAGGCGCCGCCGGAGCGCTCTTCGTGCTCGGGCAGGGGCTCGTCGCGCCGCTCACGGGGCTCGCGCTCTTCACGGTCGGGATCGTGGCGGGACAGGTGCTGGGCGGGCTGGTGCTCGACCGGGTGGGCCTCGGCCCGGGCGGCAGGATCAGCCCGACCCCCGGTCGCCTGATCGGCACCGGGCTCGCCGTTGTCGCGGTGCTCGTCGCCGTCGGCTCGGACCTCGAGAGCCTCCACATGGTCTGGCTCGTGGTGTTCCCGGTGGTCGTCGGAGCGTGCGTCGCCGGGCAGTCGATGGTCAACGGCATCGTGCGAGCGGCTGCGCGGAGCGCGATCACCTCGACCTTCGTGAACTTCGTCGTCGGCACCACACTGCTCGTGATCGCCGCGGCGGTCTCGGTGGGAATCAGTGGCTGGCCGCAGGCGTGGCCGACCTCGCCGGTGTATTACATCGGCGGCATCGTCGGCACGATCTTCATCGCGATCGCAGCGATGCTGGTGCGCGCGGCGGGGGTGCTGCTGCTCAGTATGTCGAACGTCGCCGGCCAGCTCATCGCGGCCGTGGCGTTCGAGGCCGGGCTGCCGCTCGCGGACGGGCTCACGACCGGGCTGATCGCGGGATCCGCCATCGCGCTCCTCGCGGTGGTGATCGCCGCGCTGCCGTCGCGGAGCCGCGGCTGA
- a CDS encoding nitroreductase family protein has translation MTDPAATAFDALVARRSHSRVTDEAPMQEELERLLGAMTSIADHSRLRPWRVIALRGDARHRLARGLAKATGSDLKKTIGKATRAPLVLAIVVSPRSSSKVPLWEQESVANGVAHALELLLHEAGWGCFWRTGRETRHKALRKAHELKKSEYLLGWIHVGGIPDRDRTSKPRKPLDLERHLTSL, from the coding sequence ATGACCGACCCCGCCGCGACCGCGTTCGACGCGCTCGTCGCACGCCGCTCGCACTCGCGGGTGACCGACGAGGCACCGATGCAGGAGGAGCTGGAGCGCCTGCTCGGGGCGATGACCTCCATCGCGGATCACTCGCGGCTCCGCCCCTGGCGCGTCATCGCGCTGCGCGGCGACGCTCGGCACCGGCTCGCCCGCGGTCTCGCGAAGGCCACCGGATCCGACCTCAAGAAGACCATCGGGAAAGCGACGCGCGCACCACTCGTGCTCGCGATCGTGGTCAGCCCGCGCTCGAGCAGCAAGGTGCCCCTCTGGGAGCAGGAGTCGGTCGCGAACGGGGTCGCCCACGCCCTCGAACTCCTCCTCCATGAGGCGGGCTGGGGCTGCTTCTGGCGCACCGGCCGCGAAACCCGCCACAAGGCGCTGCGAAAAGCGCACGAACTGAAGAAGTCCGAGTATCTCCTCGGCTGGATCCACGTGGGCGGGATCCCGGACCGCGACCGCACGTCGAAGCCGCGCAAACCGCTCGACCTGGAGCGGCACCTCACGTCGCTCTAG
- the msrB gene encoding peptide-methionine (R)-S-oxide reductase MsrB produces MNAPNDSQDYPVTLSESEWRERLSPEEYAILRTAATERAGTGELLDETRDGLYRCRACGNELFVAGTKFDSGCGWPSFYESVRPEAVELLEDASLGMVRTEVRCANCGSHLGHVFPDGFGTPTGDRYCMNSLALSFEAGATPDEA; encoded by the coding sequence GTGAATGCACCGAATGACTCGCAGGACTACCCCGTCACCCTGAGCGAGAGCGAGTGGCGCGAGCGCCTGAGCCCGGAGGAGTACGCCATCCTCCGCACCGCCGCCACCGAACGCGCCGGCACCGGTGAGCTCCTCGACGAGACCCGTGACGGCCTGTACCGCTGCCGCGCCTGCGGGAACGAGCTGTTCGTCGCCGGCACCAAGTTCGATTCCGGTTGCGGCTGGCCAAGCTTCTACGAGAGTGTCCGCCCTGAGGCCGTCGAACTGCTCGAGGATGCGAGCCTCGGCATGGTGCGCACGGAGGTGCGCTGCGCGAACTGCGGCTCGCACCTCGGGCACGTCTTCCCCGACGGCTTCGGCACCCCCACGGGAGATCGCTACTGCATGAACTCCCTCGCCCTCTCGTTCGAGGCCGGCGCGACCCCAGACGAGGCATGA